TGGCGGCTATGCTGGGGGACAGGCGCAATATGTCCGCGTTCCCTTCGCTGATGTGGGGCCGTTGAAAATTCCCGATGGTTTAACCGACGAACAAGTCCTGTTTTTAACCGATATCTTCCCGACGGGTTACATGGCGGCGGAAAACTGCAAAATTCAACCCGGCGATACGGTTGCGGTTTGGGGATGCGGCCCAGTTGGACAATTTACCATCCGCAGCGCTTTTCTGTTAGGTGCAGAACGGGTAATTGCGATCGATCGCTTTCCCGAACGGTTAGCCTTAGCTAAAGCTGCAAATGCTGAGGTTTTGAATTACGAAGAAGTCGATGTTGGGGACGCTTTAAAGGAAATGACCGGGGGACGCGGCCCGGATGCTTGCGTTGATGCAGTCGGGATGGAAGCCCACGGTACCGACTTTATGGCGTTTTACGATAAGGTCAAGCAAGCAGTGCGGATGGAAACGGGACGACCCACTGCACTGCGAGAAGCGATTGTGGCTTGTCGTAAAGGGGGAATCGTATCGGTTCCGGGGGTTTATGGCGGCTTTGTGGATAAAGTTCCCCTCGGATCGATTGTCAATAAAGCCTTAACGCTGACTTCCGGACAAACTCACGTTCATCGCTATTTGCGTCCGCTGTTGGAACATATCCAAAATGGCGATATTGACCCCACCTTTATCATTACCCATCGTTTACCCTTAAGCGAGGCTCCCAAAGGTTACGAAATTTTCAAACATAAAAAGGATAACTGCATCAAAGTCGTGTTAGAACCCTAGGCGTTCTCCCCTGAGATTGGCAGCAAGAGGGTAAATTCAGTTCCTTGTCCGGGTTGAGAATTAACCTCAATCTGGCCAAGGTGCTTTTCTTCCACAATCTGACGCGCGATCGCCAATCCTAATCCCGTCCCTCGACCCACGGTTTTAGTTGTAAACAAGTGGTCAAAAATACACTGTTTCACGGCTTCAGCCATGCCAATTCCATTATCGGCAATTCGGATAGAAACTTGACCCTTTGGTAGAACTTGAGTCTGAATGGTAATGCAATTAGAATGAACTTGAATCTCTTCAAAACTGCGCCCATGATTGGATTCTTCTAACGCATCAATAGCATTAGCAAGAATATTCATAAACACTTGATTCAGTTGTCCGGGATAGCAGTGAACCAGAGGCAAATCGCCATATTGTTTAATGACTTGAATTTCTGGATGCTTGTCATTAGCCTTTAGGCGATGCTTCAAAATCAAAAGCGTGCTATCAATCCCTTCGTGGAGATTGAAAGGCACTTGATAATTGCGATCGGCGCGGGAAAAAGTTCGCAAACTGTGGCTAATTTCAGAAATTCGATTAATTCCCAATCTCATTGATTCAATCAGCTTGGGTAAATCTTGACGCACATAGTCCAAATCAATCGCTTCAATTTCGGATTGAATGCTTTCGCGAGGTTGGGGATATTCTTGCTGATACAAATCGATGAGTCCAAACAAGTCGCCGACGTAATCTAAAGCTGGCTGAATGTTTCCCCCAATAAAACCGACTGGATTATTAATTTCATGGGCTACTCCAGCTACTAAATTTCCTAAAGCTGACATTTTTTCGCTTTGGATAATTTGCAATTGCGCGTGTTGTAAATTCTGCAATGCTTGTTGAGCTTGTTGATACAGCTTGGCATTTTCTAAAGAGATTGCCACTTGGGAAGCCAGAAAATTAATAACCTGAAGGCGTTCTGAACTAAAGGCTCCAACTGCAAGCTGATTTTCTAAATAAAGAACGCCCACTAAATGACCTTGATTCAAAAGCGGCAGACAGAGGATACTTTGGGGTTGATACTTCAGCATATAATCCCCAATCAATCCAGAAATATTCGTTTCTAGACGATTGATTAAAACCTGTTCCTGGGTGTTTTTAACATACTGAATGATGCGCTGAGGGACTTCCGCACACTCTACTAGCGGTTGCGACTTCAGAGTGGTTTTGATGGGGGCTTGAGGATTCTCGACATCGTGCAAAGAGGCGATCGCGCAAACTTTCCAGCCCTCTTCCTCCGGCAGAATTAACCCCGTTTTGCTCGCGCCGGAGTTTTCTAGCAAAATCCGAGTCAGATTGGCAATTAATTCATCAAGTTCAATATTACTCGAAATCGCTTGAGCCGCTCTCAAGATGGCAGCAAAATCTAGGGCTGTTGAAATATCAGCGTTGCTGCTTGAAGAGGCGCGAGTCCGGGTTAGATCGCCGCCCCTGATTGCAATCGTTTCTAGGGGGTGCAAATGCAATTCTCGCTGTTGCAAGATCGGTTTAAGCAGATGCGGATACTGGGTTTCTAGGCGAGCGATGATGGCTTTTGCCCCCCAACGGGCGTAAGCATAATAGGCTTCTTGCAGGTAGGCTGCGGCTACCGTTTGTTTGCCCCAATCTAGGTAAAACTTGGCGGCTAATTCGTTGGCGATCGCCTCTTCATTCAGATAGCGATTTTCTTTGGCTGCTTGAATTGCCCGATCGTACAACTCTAGCGCCGTTG
The Desertifilum tharense IPPAS B-1220 genome window above contains:
- a CDS encoding zinc-dependent alcohol dehydrogenase, translated to MKAVCWHGANDVRVDTVPDPQILNPRDAIIKITLTAICGSDLHLYDGYIPTMESGDILGHEFMGEVVELGSEVRNLKVGDRVVVPFTISCGNCFFCQRDLWSLCDNTNPNAWMAEKFYGHSPSGLFGYSHLLGGYAGGQAQYVRVPFADVGPLKIPDGLTDEQVLFLTDIFPTGYMAAENCKIQPGDTVAVWGCGPVGQFTIRSAFLLGAERVIAIDRFPERLALAKAANAEVLNYEEVDVGDALKEMTGGRGPDACVDAVGMEAHGTDFMAFYDKVKQAVRMETGRPTALREAIVACRKGGIVSVPGVYGGFVDKVPLGSIVNKALTLTSGQTHVHRYLRPLLEHIQNGDIDPTFIITHRLPLSEAPKGYEIFKHKKDNCIKVVLEP